One Eubalaena glacialis isolate mEubGla1 chromosome 11, mEubGla1.1.hap2.+ XY, whole genome shotgun sequence DNA segment encodes these proteins:
- the PMCH gene encoding pro-MCH, translating into MAKMSFSSYILILTFSLLSQGVSPSASKSIRNLEDDMVFKTLRLGKAFQKEDTEEKSIVVPSLEEYKNDESNFMNDEENKNSKNAGSKHNFLNHGLPLNLAIKPYLALKGSVAFPAENEVQNTESIQEKREIADEENSAKFPIGRRDFDMLRCMLGRVYRPCWQV; encoded by the exons ATGGCAAAAATGAGTTTCTCCTCCTACATATTAATACtaactttttctttgctttctcaaGGTGTTTCGCCTTCAGCCTCCAAGTCAATAAGAAATTTAGAAGATGACATGGTATTTAAAACGCTGAGGCTGGGAAAAGCCTTTCAGAAGGAAGATACTGAAGAAAAATCAATTGTTGTTCCTTCCCTGGAGGAATATAAAAATGATGAGAGCAATTTCATGAAtgatgaggaaaacaaaaattcaaag AATGCAGGTTCCAAACACAATTTCTTAAATCATGGTCTGCCACTGAATCTGGCTATAAAACCTTATCTTGCACTAAAAGGATCTGTAGCTTTTCCAGCTGAGAATGAAGTTCAAAATACTGAATCAatacaagaaaagagagaaattgcgGATGAAGAAAACTCAGCTAAATTTCCTATAGGAAGGAGAGATTTTGACA